One Acetobacterium sp. KB-1 DNA segment encodes these proteins:
- a CDS encoding ABC transporter ATP-binding protein produces the protein MAKLIEIKDLEKSYLKVGVNFGGSRVKILNGVNMTIEAGACVGLIGESGSGKSTLARLIMGLEKPNKGSILFEGLPANQWIKNNKGKMSVVFQDYTASVNPRYTAAEAIAEPLYASGEVNDLDRHIERLLAKVGLEQAVKNRYPHELSGGQLQRVCIARAIATNPRFIVLDEAISSLDVSVQSQILKLLHQLRVEMNITYLFVAHDLQAVSHLCNKILFLYQGKIVEELQSGELAMAKNQYARDLLASVIPFEV, from the coding sequence ATGGCTAAGCTGATAGAAATAAAGGATTTGGAAAAAAGTTATCTAAAGGTGGGGGTCAATTTTGGCGGCTCCCGGGTAAAGATTTTAAACGGGGTGAACATGACCATTGAAGCGGGGGCCTGCGTCGGGCTAATTGGTGAAAGTGGCAGCGGAAAAAGCACCCTGGCCCGGCTGATCATGGGTCTGGAGAAGCCGAATAAAGGCAGTATTTTATTTGAAGGATTACCGGCAAACCAATGGATTAAGAACAATAAGGGGAAAATGTCGGTAGTGTTCCAGGATTACACCGCTTCGGTAAATCCCCGCTATACCGCGGCGGAAGCGATTGCCGAACCCCTTTATGCCAGCGGTGAAGTTAATGATTTGGATCGGCACATTGAAAGACTGTTGGCAAAGGTGGGGTTGGAGCAAGCGGTTAAAAACCGTTACCCCCATGAACTTAGCGGCGGTCAGCTTCAGCGGGTGTGTATCGCCAGAGCGATTGCTACCAATCCCCGGTTTATTGTGCTGGATGAAGCAATCAGCTCTCTGGACGTTTCGGTGCAATCGCAGATCCTTAAATTACTTCATCAGTTGCGGGTCGAGATGAACATCACCTATCTCTTTGTTGCCCATGATCTGCAGGCAGTATCTCATCTGTGCAATAAGATACTTTTTTTGTATCAGGGAAAGATTGTCGAAGAGCTGCAAAGCGGCGAATTGGCGATGGCCAAGAACCAGTATGCCAGGGATTTACTGGCATCGGTGATTCCGTTTGAGGTGTGA
- a CDS encoding ABC transporter ATP-binding protein, translating to MRVLLDVKNLSVTDLRDQDEIIHDVSFSVVENSCLGIVGESGSGKSMITRALLGITNPWLKSQGAAVFKSQDSERDLLQEDENTMRKIRGKQIAMILQDAMSAFDPIAKIGDQMAETFVENKNLTRKQSLTLAKEALGLMNIYDPEQVVKKYPHQLSGGMLQRCMIATALAMEPDLIIADEPTTALDSINQGQVVEEFKMIRQKMGTALIFISHDLGVVKHLSDRLLVMKDGAAVEYGDAGDIFRNPQHAYTKYLIDTRLELTESFKKAMRKGDHNG from the coding sequence ATGAGGGTATTACTGGATGTAAAAAATCTCAGCGTTACCGATTTACGGGATCAGGATGAAATCATCCATGATGTCAGCTTTTCTGTGGTAGAAAACAGTTGTCTGGGGATTGTCGGTGAGAGTGGCAGTGGTAAATCGATGATTACCAGAGCCTTGCTGGGAATTACCAATCCCTGGCTCAAAAGTCAGGGCGCCGCTGTCTTTAAGTCTCAGGACAGCGAAAGGGATCTGTTGCAAGAGGATGAAAATACGATGCGAAAGATCCGCGGCAAACAGATCGCAATGATCCTTCAGGATGCCATGTCAGCCTTTGATCCGATTGCAAAAATCGGTGATCAGATGGCCGAAACCTTTGTCGAGAATAAAAATCTCACCAGGAAACAAAGCCTAACACTGGCCAAAGAAGCCCTCGGTCTGATGAATATTTATGATCCGGAACAGGTGGTTAAAAAATACCCCCATCAGCTCTCCGGAGGGATGCTGCAGCGGTGTATGATTGCCACTGCCCTAGCAATGGAACCCGATCTGATTATCGCAGATGAACCGACCACCGCCCTGGATTCGATTAATCAGGGACAGGTGGTGGAGGAGTTTAAAATGATCCGGCAAAAAATGGGAACCGCCCTGATCTTTATTTCGCATGATCTGGGGGTGGTTAAACATCTGTCGGATCGGCTGCTGGTGATGAAGGATGGGGCTGCGGTGGAATATGGCGATGCCGGTGATATTTTTAGAAATCCCCAGCATGCCTATACCAAATATCTCATTGACACCCGGCTGGAACTGACCGAGTCGTTTAAAAAGGCGATGAGAAAAGGAGACCACAATGGCTAA
- the opp1C gene encoding nickel/cobalt ABC transporter permease, translated as MAGFWNRFRKDRLAMGVSFFLLLVIGLAVLAPLVAPYDPTAQNIIDKFQGPSLAHLFGTDQLGRDVYSRILYGGRVTILVSVLTMIVTILIGTVLGVIAGYFRGTVDDVIMRICDIMLSFPSEVLILAIVGILGTGITNIVLATVIAKWAWYVRMIRSIVISFMDSNYIRFAKVAGCSNWHIVRKHLLVGAIGDIAVLATLDTAAIILNISALSFLGLGVQPPTAEWGMMLNEAKNVMTTNPGQMLALGMAIFLVVAAFNFLGDSIQEALNPKINKGFSTKRYSLLDSLFARKKAVTQ; from the coding sequence ATGGCAGGATTTTGGAATCGGTTCAGAAAGGACCGCCTAGCGATGGGGGTTAGTTTTTTTCTCTTACTGGTGATTGGTCTGGCTGTTCTGGCACCCTTGGTAGCGCCCTATGACCCTACCGCTCAGAACATCATTGATAAGTTTCAGGGCCCATCGCTGGCCCATTTATTTGGCACGGATCAATTGGGCCGGGATGTTTATTCCCGGATTTTATATGGCGGCCGGGTGACGATCCTCGTTTCGGTGCTGACGATGATTGTCACCATTCTGATTGGTACTGTCCTGGGGGTCATTGCCGGCTATTTCAGAGGAACGGTTGATGATGTGATTATGCGGATCTGTGATATCATGTTATCCTTCCCCAGTGAGGTGCTGATTCTTGCGATTGTGGGGATTTTGGGAACGGGGATCACCAATATCGTTCTGGCAACGGTGATTGCCAAATGGGCCTGGTATGTGCGGATGATTCGCTCGATTGTCATTTCGTTTATGGATAGCAACTATATCCGCTTTGCCAAGGTCGCCGGTTGCTCAAATTGGCACATTGTCAGAAAACACCTGTTAGTTGGCGCTATTGGTGATATTGCGGTGCTGGCCACCTTGGATACAGCGGCGATTATTCTAAATATTTCGGCGCTTTCCTTTTTGGGTCTGGGGGTTCAGCCGCCGACAGCCGAATGGGGGATGATGCTCAATGAAGCTAAAAATGTCATGACGACCAATCCCGGCCAGATGCTGGCACTGGGGATGGCCATTTTTCTGGTGGTGGCCGCCTTTAATTTTCTCGGCGACAGTATTCAGGAGGCCCTAAATCCCAAAATCAATAAGGGATTTAGTACAAAGCGATATTCTTTGCTTGATTCCCTGTTTGCCCGGAAAAAGGCGGTGACCCAATGA
- the opp1B gene encoding nickel/cobalt ABC transporter permease, with protein sequence MKHYIVKRLLWMIPILIGISFFAFILINLSPSDPAEVAIRVNEVTPTAENIAQMREQLGLDDPFMTRYLTWLSNALQGDFGNSYANNKPVGEEIAKALPPTLYLASVSLLIIVIISVAAGVLCAVKENSITDKTMRGIVFVGTAIPGFWAGILLMWLFAVKLKWLPTSGMTSPASVILPAVTLSLGYIATYVRLIRNNMIQNKRENYVLYGRVRGLKEQTIMKHVFKNSLQTSLTALGMSIPKLIAGTVVIENIFAWPGIGRLCVTAIFNRDFPMIQAYVLIMAVLFVFCNLLVDLGSVWIDPRRRET encoded by the coding sequence ATGAAGCATTACATTGTCAAAAGGCTCCTGTGGATGATTCCGATTTTAATCGGAATCTCCTTTTTTGCCTTTATATTAATTAATTTAAGCCCCAGTGATCCGGCCGAAGTCGCCATTCGGGTCAATGAGGTCACCCCGACCGCAGAGAATATTGCCCAGATGCGGGAGCAATTAGGACTCGATGACCCTTTTATGACCCGCTATCTGACTTGGCTTAGCAATGCCCTTCAGGGTGATTTTGGTAACAGCTATGCCAATAACAAACCAGTCGGTGAAGAAATCGCCAAGGCATTGCCGCCGACTCTTTATCTGGCCAGTGTTTCGCTGTTGATCATCGTTATTATCTCGGTGGCAGCCGGGGTGTTATGTGCTGTGAAAGAGAATAGCATCACGGATAAAACGATGCGGGGGATTGTTTTTGTGGGAACGGCGATTCCGGGCTTCTGGGCGGGCATTCTGCTGATGTGGCTTTTTGCCGTGAAGCTTAAATGGCTGCCGACCAGTGGGATGACGTCTCCGGCTTCGGTGATTCTACCGGCGGTGACCTTGTCACTGGGATATATTGCCACCTATGTCCGGTTGATTCGGAACAACATGATTCAGAACAAGCGGGAGAATTATGTGCTTTATGGTCGGGTACGGGGTTTAAAGGAACAGACGATAATGAAACATGTCTTTAAAAATTCCCTGCAAACCTCCTTAACAGCCCTGGGGATGTCGATTCCCAAGCTGATTGCCGGGACCGTCGTGATTGAAAACATCTTTGCTTGGCCGGGAATCGGCCGGCTCTGTGTGACAGCAATTTTCAATCGGGATTTTCCGATGATTCAGGCCTATGTGCTGATCATGGCGGTGTTATTCGTATTTTGTAATTTACTGGTAGATCTGGGATCCGTTTGGATTGATCCGAGAAGAAGGGAGACGTGA